The following proteins are encoded in a genomic region of Phalacrocorax carbo chromosome 2, bPhaCar2.1, whole genome shotgun sequence:
- the MC5R gene encoding melanocortin receptor 5, with protein sequence MGDICFVNFCLFSSCCIFFGRVFCLLENAFTTLLGKSLRKNRTCLLPEMNTSSQLYVSELNLSTFGSNFTVPTVKSKLSPCEQVVIAAEVFLTLGIVSLLENILVICAIVKNKNLHSPMYFFVCSLAVADMLVSVSNAWETITIYLINNRHIIMEDAFVRHIDNVFDSMICISVVASMCSLLAIAVDRYITIFYALRYHNIMTVKRSGLIIACIWTFCTGCGIIFILYYESTYVIICLITMFFTMLFLMVSLYIHMFLLARTHVKKIAALPGYNSVRQRTSMKGAITLTMLLGIFIVCWAPFFLHLILMISCPQNLYCVCFMSHFNMYLILIMCNSVIDPLIYAFRSQEMRKTFKEIICCYSLRMVCGLSNKY encoded by the coding sequence ATGGGTGATATTTGTTTTGTCAACTTCTGCCTGTTCTCgtcatgctgtattttttttggCAGGGTCTTTTGCCTTTTGGAAAATGCATTTACCACACTCCTTGGCAAGTCCCTCAGAAAGAACAGAACGTGTTTGCTTCCAGAGATGAACACGTCCTCTCAACTGTATGTTTCTGAACTAAACCTGAGCACCTTTGGCAGCAACTTTACTGTGCCTACTGTCAAGAGCAAGTTATCACCATGTGAGCAAGTGGTCATTGCAGCTGAGGTGTTCCTAACTCTGGGCATTGTAAGCCTCCTTGAAAATATCTTAGTTATATGTGCAATAGTTAAGAACAAGAACTTGCATTCAcctatgtatttttttgtctgCAGTTTAGCAGTGGCTGACATGCTGGTTAGTGTGTCTAATGCTTGGGAGACCATAACAATATACTTAATAAACAATAGACACATAATTATGGAAGATGCCTTTGTCCGCCATATAGACAATGTCTTTGATTCAATGATCTGCATATCTGTGGTGGCTTCCATGTGCAGTTTGCTGGCTATAGCAGTAGACAGGTACATCACCATCTTCTATGCCCTGCGCTATCACAACATCATGACAGTGAAAAGATCAGGGCTTATTATTGCATGCATCTGGACCTTTTGCACGGGCTGTGgcattattttcattctttattaTGAATCAACTTATGTGATCATTTGTCTCATCACTATGTTTTTTACCATGTTGTTCCTCATGGTCTCCCTGTACATCCATATGTTCCTCCTGGCTCGTACTCACGTGAAGAAAATAGCTGCTTTGCCTGGGTACAACTCCGTCCGTCAAAGAACCAGCATGAAAGGAGCCATCACTCTGACTATGCTTCTTGGCATCTTCATTGTTTGCTGGGCTCCATTCTTCCTTCATCTCATCCTGATGATCTCCTGCCCTCAAAACCTCTACTGTGTTTGCTTCATGTCTCACTTCAACATGTACCTCATTCTCATTATGTGCAACTCTGTAATTGATCCCTTGATCTATGCCTTTCGTAGCCAGGAAATGAGGAAGACCTTCAAAGAGATAATTTGTTGCTATAGCCTGAGAATGGTCTGTGGGTTATCAAACAAgtattaa